A region from the Kineothrix sp. IPX-CK genome encodes:
- a CDS encoding hemolysin family protein produces MDDAGPTASIIIFVVLLLIDMFFYGFGSAIHCLNIKDVEKRAKEDKDKLSSDKRARRLWSIMEAPAKYVNTVQLVSILIHILMGSFFLKIWIRGISRFMDASLGLESPGIYLLGAILMTAALIYILLTFGVLLPKRLGARYPEKWAYLCINLVYYVTGALSPFTGLATVTADGILRLFGLKADKDVSDVTEEEIISMVNEGHEQGVLQATEAEMITNIFEFGDKEAQDIMTHRKNIVAVEGTMSLKEAISFMMDAHNSRFPVYEDNIDHIIGIVHMRDAMRLHNSRAKANIPIKEIKGLLRAPVFIPGTKNIDGLFQMMQSTKTQMVIIVDEYGQTSGLLAMEDILEEIVGNILDEYDEDEEYIEETDNEDEYIIDGQTPLEELEDLFDISFEEEEFDTLNGFMISKLDKIPEEGEAFDIDVGGYNFRILSVESKMILSVLVTKIKEPEQEVVFEDDEKGKKEKS; encoded by the coding sequence ATGGATGATGCTGGGCCTACTGCCAGTATAATTATTTTTGTCGTATTATTATTGATCGATATGTTTTTTTATGGATTCGGTTCGGCAATTCACTGTCTGAATATAAAGGATGTGGAAAAGAGAGCGAAAGAGGATAAGGACAAATTGTCCTCTGACAAAAGGGCTAGACGTCTTTGGTCTATTATGGAGGCTCCTGCGAAGTATGTGAACACGGTGCAGCTGGTATCCATATTGATACACATCCTCATGGGAAGTTTTTTCCTGAAAATATGGATACGTGGCATAAGCCGGTTTATGGACGCTTCTCTGGGATTGGAATCGCCGGGGATATATTTGCTTGGAGCAATCTTAATGACGGCAGCTTTGATCTACATATTGCTGACCTTCGGCGTGCTGCTTCCTAAGAGGCTGGGAGCGAGATATCCTGAGAAATGGGCATATTTATGTATCAATCTTGTCTATTATGTGACAGGGGCGCTATCCCCCTTTACAGGTCTGGCAACGGTAACGGCCGATGGTATACTGCGTTTGTTCGGGCTGAAGGCGGATAAGGATGTAAGCGACGTGACGGAAGAAGAAATCATATCCATGGTGAATGAAGGTCACGAACAGGGCGTTCTGCAGGCGACGGAAGCGGAAATGATTACAAATATTTTCGAATTCGGCGATAAAGAGGCGCAGGATATTATGACACACAGAAAGAATATTGTCGCGGTAGAGGGCACTATGTCCTTAAAAGAAGCGATAAGCTTCATGATGGATGCCCATAACAGCAGATTTCCGGTATATGAAGACAATATCGATCATATTATCGGAATCGTTCATATGCGGGATGCGATGAGACTGCATAATTCCCGTGCAAAGGCGAATATTCCAATTAAGGAAATCAAAGGGCTTTTGCGGGCACCGGTATTCATTCCGGGCACGAAAAACATCGACGGGCTGTTTCAGATGATGCAATCCACAAAGACGCAGATGGTCATAATTGTGGACGAGTACGGGCAGACGTCGGGGCTGCTTGCGATGGAGGACATCCTGGAAGAAATCGTGGGGAACATCCTGGATGAATACGACGAGGACGAGGAATATATAGAAGAGACGGACAATGAAGACGAGTACATCATAGACGGGCAGACTCCTTTAGAGGAATTGGAGGATCTGTTCGATATTTCCTTCGAAGAGGAGGAATTCGATACGCTGAACGGCTTTATGATTTCTAAGTTGGACAAGATTCCGGAAGAGGGCGAAGCGTTTGATATAGATGTCGGAGGCTATAATTTTAGAATATTGTCTGTGGAAAGCAAGATGATTTTAAGTGTTCTGGTAACGAAAATAAAGGAGCCGGAGCAGGAAGTTGTTTTTGAAGATGATGAAAAGGGAAAAAAGGAGAAAAGTTAA
- a CDS encoding CFI-box-CTERM domain-containing protein yields MNEMLKNIAPLFEEMEVQIRGFKKDTYGDLLNTYLEKNHDFFEELNQMLVSEDEEDAIGKFADFLVSYVAGVLDEEKNKVKKSNRQLNFNMFMAVYFMPAVLEGKQLKAQLLTDTICERWAARFKGNNIKTADAASIQAGFKSKLCYVTTAVCRSLNKPEDCYELNLLRDYRDNYLALTENGESLVNRYYDIAPTIVKRIDKSADAEGKYRYIWERYLKLCIAYIEMGEKEQCGREYIKMMEELQEQYIITAKDKK; encoded by the coding sequence ATGAATGAAATGCTGAAAAATATAGCACCGCTTTTTGAAGAGATGGAAGTCCAGATCCGTGGATTTAAAAAGGATACATATGGAGATTTGCTGAACACATATCTGGAGAAGAACCATGATTTTTTTGAGGAACTGAATCAGATGCTCGTTTCCGAAGATGAGGAAGATGCCATAGGAAAATTTGCGGATTTTCTCGTTTCCTATGTGGCAGGTGTTCTGGATGAAGAGAAGAATAAGGTCAAAAAAAGCAATCGACAGTTAAACTTTAACATGTTCATGGCGGTTTATTTCATGCCTGCCGTTTTGGAAGGAAAGCAGTTGAAGGCACAGCTCCTTACAGATACCATATGCGAAAGATGGGCAGCCAGGTTCAAAGGAAACAATATAAAGACTGCGGATGCAGCCAGCATTCAAGCGGGCTTTAAGAGCAAGCTATGTTATGTGACTACTGCCGTATGCAGAAGTCTGAACAAGCCGGAGGATTGTTATGAGCTGAATCTTTTAAGAGATTATAGAGACAATTATCTTGCACTGACTGAAAATGGAGAGTCGTTGGTAAACAGATATTATGATATTGCGCCTACCATCGTAAAGAGAATCGACAAATCTGCCGATGCGGAGGGAAAATACCGTTATATATGGGAGAGATATTTAAAACTGTGTATCGCTTATATCGAAATGGGCGAGAAGGAACAGTGCGGCAGAGAATATATAAAAATGATGGAAGAATTGCAGGAACAATATATAATAACGGCGAAAGATAAGAAATAG
- the alr gene encoding alanine racemase yields the protein MEKYSRVYASVDLDAIHSNMNHMKANIEPETKIVSVIKADGYGHGAVPIARELEPLDYIFGFATATVEEALILRHSGITKPILILGYTFPYCYEEMIKEKITPAVFRCDTLEELSLSVRKIKKEAEEAGRILDDVRIKIHIKVDTGMSRIGVSPDEEGLMLVKKALSMPEIEVEGIFTHFARADEADKTAAKRQMNTFRTFVEKVKKETGYQIPVCHCSNSAGIIGLREANMNVVRAGVTTYGLWPSGEVERNIVRLTPAMELKSRIVYIKQLEAGAAISYGGTFITKRTTKAATIPVGYGDGYPRGLSNKGYILVRGQRAPIIGRICMDQFMVDVTDIPEVTEGDEVTLIGRDGGESITMELIGELSGRFNYELACLIGKRVPRIYLKEGKVVLTRDYFLDFE from the coding sequence ATAGAAAAGTACAGCAGGGTTTATGCGTCAGTGGATCTGGACGCCATACATTCCAACATGAATCATATGAAGGCGAATATTGAGCCTGAGACGAAAATAGTAAGCGTCATCAAAGCGGACGGATACGGTCACGGAGCAGTGCCGATCGCGAGAGAGCTGGAACCGCTTGACTATATCTTTGGATTCGCCACGGCAACGGTGGAAGAGGCTTTGATACTGCGCCACAGCGGGATTACCAAGCCGATTTTAATATTGGGATATACGTTTCCTTATTGCTATGAGGAAATGATAAAAGAAAAAATTACCCCGGCGGTGTTCCGCTGCGATACGTTGGAGGAGCTTTCGCTCAGCGTTCGGAAAATAAAGAAAGAAGCGGAGGAGGCCGGCCGAATACTTGATGATGTTCGCATTAAGATTCATATCAAGGTGGATACCGGAATGTCAAGAATTGGGGTATCTCCTGATGAGGAGGGCCTTATGTTGGTGAAAAAGGCGCTTTCCATGCCGGAGATCGAGGTGGAAGGAATCTTTACACACTTTGCCAGAGCAGACGAAGCCGATAAAACGGCGGCGAAACGGCAAATGAACACGTTCAGGACTTTTGTAGAAAAAGTTAAGAAGGAAACCGGATATCAGATACCGGTATGTCATTGCTCCAACAGTGCGGGAATCATTGGACTAAGGGAAGCAAATATGAATGTTGTCCGTGCCGGGGTGACCACATACGGACTATGGCCGTCGGGCGAGGTGGAAAGGAATATTGTCCGCCTGACACCCGCGATGGAGCTTAAGAGCCGTATCGTATATATCAAGCAGCTGGAAGCTGGAGCGGCGATAAGTTACGGTGGAACCTTTATAACGAAGAGAACAACAAAGGCAGCAACTATACCGGTAGGGTATGGAGATGGTTATCCAAGGGGATTATCCAATAAAGGATATATTTTGGTGCGCGGACAGCGGGCGCCGATTATCGGGCGCATTTGCATGGACCAATTTATGGTGGATGTAACGGATATTCCGGAAGTGACTGAGGGTGACGAGGTGACCTTGATAGGAAGGGACGGAGGGGAGAGCATCACGATGGAGCTTATAGGAGAGCTGTCAGGTAGATTTAACTATGAACTCGCCTGCTTAATCGGCAAAAGAGTACCAAGAATTTATTTGAAAGAGGGAAAGGTCGTGTTAACGAGGGATTATTTTCTCGATTTTGAGTAA
- a CDS encoding O-acetylhomoserine aminocarboxypropyltransferase/cysteine synthase family protein, which produces MSGEYAKETICIQSGWKPKNGEPRILPIYQSTTYKYESSEQMGRLFDLEESGFFYSRLQNPTNEFVAQKICELEGGVAAMLTSSGQAANYYAIFNICEAGSHIVLSSKVYGGTFNLLTVTMKKMGIECTVVDPDASEEELNQAFKENTRCVLAETIANPALVVLDIEKFARLAHSHQVPLIIDNTFATPINCNPFQWGADIVTHSTTKYMDGHAMCLGGAIVDSGNFDWSKYPDKYPGLCQPDESYHGITYTEKFGKLAYITKATSQLMRDLGSAQSPQNSFLLNIGLETLHLRVPRHCENARKVAEYLERHEKVAWVNYPGLKGNKYYELAQKYMPKGTCGVISFGPKGGRSAASGMMDHLKLAAIVTHVADARTCVLHPASHTHRQMTDAQLVESGVAPDLIRFSVGIENADDIIADLEQALRKI; this is translated from the coding sequence ATGAGCGGCGAATACGCAAAGGAAACGATATGTATCCAATCAGGATGGAAGCCTAAGAACGGAGAGCCCAGAATACTGCCAATCTATCAAAGCACTACATATAAATACGAAAGCTCTGAGCAGATGGGAAGGCTGTTTGATTTGGAGGAAAGTGGTTTCTTCTATTCAAGGCTGCAGAATCCTACCAACGAATTCGTAGCTCAGAAAATCTGCGAGCTGGAAGGCGGTGTAGCGGCTATGCTGACATCCTCCGGCCAGGCGGCGAACTATTATGCGATATTCAATATATGTGAGGCTGGATCTCACATAGTACTTTCTTCCAAGGTTTATGGAGGAACATTTAACCTTTTGACCGTTACCATGAAAAAGATGGGTATCGAATGCACTGTGGTAGATCCCGATGCTTCGGAAGAGGAGTTAAATCAGGCATTTAAGGAGAATACGAGGTGCGTGCTGGCAGAAACGATTGCCAATCCGGCTTTGGTTGTTTTGGACATCGAGAAATTTGCCCGCTTGGCGCATTCTCATCAGGTTCCTTTGATTATAGATAATACATTTGCTACCCCAATTAACTGTAACCCGTTTCAGTGGGGGGCGGATATCGTGACTCATTCCACGACCAAATATATGGATGGACATGCCATGTGCCTGGGCGGGGCGATTGTGGACTCCGGTAATTTCGATTGGAGCAAGTATCCGGACAAATATCCCGGACTCTGTCAGCCGGATGAGTCCTATCACGGTATCACATATACCGAGAAGTTCGGCAAGCTGGCGTATATTACTAAGGCGACTTCGCAGCTCATGCGCGACTTGGGGTCTGCCCAGTCTCCGCAGAACTCCTTTTTACTGAATATAGGGCTGGAAACGCTGCATCTTAGAGTCCCCAGACATTGTGAGAACGCCCGGAAGGTGGCCGAGTACCTGGAAAGGCATGAAAAGGTGGCCTGGGTAAATTATCCGGGACTTAAAGGAAACAAATATTATGAGCTGGCACAGAAGTACATGCCGAAGGGAACCTGCGGCGTCATCTCCTTTGGGCCAAAGGGCGGACGCAGCGCAGCTTCGGGAATGATGGATCACCTGAAGCTGGCAGCTATTGTGACTCATGTGGCGGATGCCAGAACCTGCGTGCTGCATCCTGCCAGTCATACCCATAGACAGATGACGGATGCTCAGCTTGTGGAATCGGGAGTTGCTCCTGATTTGATTCGTTTCTCGGTAGGAATCGAAAATGCGGACGATATTATAGCGGATTTGGAACAGGCGCTTAGGAAAATATAA
- a CDS encoding YebC/PmpR family DNA-binding transcriptional regulator produces MSGHSKFANIKHKKEKNDAAKGKIFTILGREIAVAVKEGGPDPSNNFKLSQVIAKAKANNMPNDTIDRGIKKAAGDVGNVNYKYVTYEGYGPNGIAIIVDALTDNQNRTAANIRNAFTKGQGNIGTPGCVSFMFDQKGQIIIDKEECEMEADDLMMIALDAGAEDFSEEEDSYEILTDPDSFDAVNKALAEAGVTMISAEVTMIPQNYVDLTDETALKNLQKTLDLLDEDDDVQAVYHNWNE; encoded by the coding sequence ATGTCAGGACATTCAAAGTTTGCAAATATAAAGCATAAGAAGGAAAAGAACGACGCGGCGAAAGGAAAGATTTTTACCATTCTTGGAAGAGAAATTGCAGTAGCAGTAAAGGAGGGAGGCCCGGACCCGTCGAACAACTTTAAACTGTCGCAGGTTATTGCAAAAGCGAAGGCAAATAATATGCCTAACGATACGATCGACAGAGGAATTAAAAAGGCTGCCGGAGATGTGGGAAATGTAAACTATAAATACGTTACTTATGAAGGCTACGGTCCTAACGGCATTGCGATTATCGTAGATGCCCTCACCGACAACCAGAATCGTACGGCAGCTAATATAAGAAATGCGTTTACGAAGGGGCAGGGAAATATCGGAACACCGGGATGTGTATCATTCATGTTCGATCAAAAGGGACAGATTATTATTGATAAAGAGGAATGTGAGATGGAAGCGGACGATCTCATGATGATTGCCCTCGATGCGGGGGCGGAGGATTTCTCCGAAGAAGAGGACAGTTACGAGATATTGACGGATCCGGACAGTTTCGATGCGGTGAACAAGGCGCTTGCGGAAGCAGGAGTCACAATGATATCCGCTGAAGTGACCATGATACCTCAAAACTATGTGGACCTTACAGATGAAACTGCCCTTAAGAATCTTCAAAAGACCTTGGACCTTCTCGACGAAGACGATGATGTACAGGCTGTTTATCACAACTGGAACGAATAA
- a CDS encoding redox-sensing transcriptional repressor Rex has translation MEEKEISQAVISRLPRYFRYLSELKYAGIERVSSQELSDIMKVTASQIRQDFNNFGGFGQQGYGYNVEFLHNEIGKILGLDRTHHLIIIGAGNLGQALANYVNFERRGFLFRGLFDNNPDLHGKKIRGIEVQPMESMEMFVKDNDIDIAVLTIPKTEAVTVAEQLVNYGIKGIWNFAHVDLNVPENIQVENVHLSDSLMKLSYNISRFELDNTK, from the coding sequence GTGGAAGAAAAAGAAATTTCTCAAGCTGTAATAAGCCGTCTACCCAGATATTTTAGATATCTGAGCGAACTTAAGTATGCGGGAATCGAAAGAGTTTCTTCGCAGGAGCTAAGCGATATCATGAAGGTGACCGCTTCGCAGATTAGACAGGATTTTAATAATTTCGGTGGATTTGGACAGCAGGGATATGGATATAACGTTGAATTTCTCCATAATGAAATCGGAAAAATACTAGGATTGGACAGAACACATCATCTGATTATTATCGGAGCAGGGAATCTTGGACAAGCACTTGCCAATTATGTGAACTTCGAGAGGAGAGGCTTTTTGTTCCGTGGGCTTTTCGACAACAATCCCGATCTTCACGGCAAGAAGATACGAGGGATTGAGGTGCAGCCCATGGAGAGCATGGAGATGTTCGTCAAAGATAACGATATAGATATAGCAGTTCTTACCATACCGAAGACAGAGGCGGTTACGGTGGCGGAGCAGCTTGTGAATTACGGTATCAAGGGTATCTGGAATTTTGCTCATGTGGATTTGAATGTGCCGGAGAATATTCAGGTGGAAAATGTCCATCTGTCGGACAGTCTGATGAAGCTGTCTTATAATATCAGCCGGTTTGAATTGGATAATACGAAATAG
- a CDS encoding glycosyltransferase family 39 protein — MKMKKTWFSYLLWLLYMAITGVLLATCIITISIYTWGMSNYLAAGCVCLLFAGVVGLWFAGSKIVAYAAERIPKDKHFANMWECFLAMCIFAGAVLYRIYYLLHAGGTVERNMFYEMAQVTDGGGIPNITHGASYVYTTLLSAVFSFMGNKAEAGVWLQLVLQLLSMFLLYFGIRLLSGRVTALCAVAFMAVSPAFMENMFSLTPQGLYLLLYAAGLWLTGLYMRGLVKGGYTKKRSYFAFLLLGIYIGIISYLDILGITLFFFAGMGFVVIKETRRTSKERKNIRVGIQFAVILASALFAAAGLTWLDGIYSGQSFMDIASAWGLQYGNNIRPRYLIPAPDAQPVVGTVICFIAALGAVGFLMRKRQRLDAWVLFLAALTAISFSGIGRMDYGIFAVVIWGTLAGLGLCSMGVEAEEKAAASPAGKMQINDIEVEDIQIDDAPESDTQVQAAQAKDLQKSDVQAEAVLEETVRENDILLGPEDANKEVVSREEVKKEIKFIENPMPLPKKHVKKDMDYAVEVSPEQMDYDISAKENDDFDI, encoded by the coding sequence ATGAAGATGAAGAAAACATGGTTTAGTTATCTGCTATGGTTGCTTTATATGGCGATAACAGGTGTTTTGCTCGCGACCTGCATAATTACTATAAGCATATATACGTGGGGGATGAGCAATTATTTGGCGGCAGGGTGTGTGTGCCTGCTTTTTGCCGGCGTGGTCGGACTGTGGTTTGCCGGATCAAAGATAGTGGCATATGCGGCCGAAAGGATACCGAAGGATAAGCATTTTGCAAATATGTGGGAATGTTTTCTTGCTATGTGTATATTTGCCGGTGCTGTTTTATATCGTATTTATTATCTGCTGCATGCCGGCGGGACTGTGGAGCGGAATATGTTTTATGAGATGGCGCAGGTGACGGACGGCGGAGGAATCCCCAATATCACTCACGGCGCTTCCTATGTATATACGACGCTTTTGTCCGCTGTATTTTCTTTTATGGGAAATAAGGCGGAGGCAGGAGTGTGGTTACAGCTCGTTTTGCAGCTGCTTTCGATGTTTCTTCTTTATTTTGGGATACGATTGTTGTCGGGCAGGGTAACGGCTCTTTGTGCGGTAGCGTTCATGGCGGTTTCTCCGGCGTTCATGGAGAATATGTTCAGCCTTACCCCTCAAGGTTTATATCTCCTTTTATATGCGGCAGGGCTTTGGCTGACGGGGTTATATATGCGCGGACTGGTAAAGGGCGGCTACACAAAGAAGAGGAGTTATTTCGCTTTTTTGCTGTTAGGAATTTACATAGGAATAATATCCTATCTAGATATTTTGGGAATTACTCTTTTCTTTTTTGCAGGCATGGGCTTCGTGGTGATAAAAGAAACAAGAAGGACTTCGAAGGAAAGAAAAAATATTAGAGTAGGAATACAATTTGCCGTAATCCTTGCATCGGCATTGTTTGCGGCAGCGGGGCTTACCTGGCTGGATGGGATATATTCGGGGCAGAGCTTTATGGATATTGCATCGGCATGGGGTTTACAGTATGGAAATAACATCCGTCCCCGCTATTTAATTCCGGCACCGGATGCTCAGCCGGTGGTCGGCACGGTCATTTGTTTTATTGCGGCGCTTGGTGCAGTAGGATTTTTGATGCGCAAACGTCAACGGCTGGACGCATGGGTACTGTTTCTCGCTGCGCTTACTGCTATAAGCTTTTCCGGAATCGGACGGATGGATTACGGAATTTTTGCAGTCGTTATATGGGGGACATTAGCGGGACTGGGACTTTGCTCTATGGGAGTAGAAGCGGAAGAAAAAGCGGCGGCTTCTCCGGCAGGAAAGATGCAGATTAACGACATAGAGGTTGAAGATATACAGATAGATGATGCGCCGGAAAGTGATACACAAGTACAAGCGGCACAGGCGAAAGATTTACAGAAAAGTGATGTGCAAGCAGAAGCCGTACTGGAAGAAACTGTGCGGGAAAATGACATACTTTTAGGACCTGAAGATGCAAATAAGGAAGTTGTAAGCAGAGAAGAAGTTAAGAAAGAAATAAAATTTATAGAAAATCCGATGCCCCTTCCGAAAAAGCATGTAAAGAAGGATATGGATTATGCCGTAGAGGTTTCACCCGAACAGATGGATTACGATATTTCCGCTAAGGAAAATGATGATTTTGATATTTGA
- a CDS encoding ClpP family protease, whose product MGNQKSKDIEKEEKDVDKKAESEKHRDERIERSGQLTLDKNDKKHKIHLITIIGEIEGHDNLNGTSKTTKYEHILPELAAIEDSNEIDGVLVLLNTMGGDVEAGLAIAEMIASLSKPSVSLVLGGSHSIGVPISVSTNYSYIVPTGTMVIHPVRMNGMVIGVPQTFDYFKQIQNRITGFVCSHCRISKSRFEELMMETGVLTKDVGTILVGQEAVNEGIINEVGGVKEAMEHLHSIIDKEKSKNADKAENKKRNV is encoded by the coding sequence ATGGGAAATCAAAAGTCAAAGGATATCGAAAAGGAAGAAAAAGATGTGGACAAAAAGGCGGAGAGTGAAAAGCACCGCGATGAAAGGATCGAAAGGAGCGGTCAGCTCACGCTGGATAAAAATGATAAGAAGCATAAGATCCATCTGATTACTATTATTGGAGAAATAGAAGGACATGACAATCTGAACGGCACCTCCAAAACGACCAAATATGAGCACATTTTACCTGAACTGGCAGCAATTGAGGATAGCAACGAAATCGACGGAGTATTAGTTCTGCTCAATACGATGGGAGGAGATGTTGAGGCGGGCTTGGCTATAGCGGAGATGATAGCCTCTTTGAGCAAACCTAGCGTATCTCTGGTCTTGGGAGGAAGTCATTCCATCGGCGTACCGATTTCGGTGAGCACCAATTATTCTTATATAGTTCCCACAGGAACGATGGTCATTCATCCTGTGAGGATGAACGGGATGGTCATCGGCGTGCCTCAAACCTTCGATTATTTCAAACAGATTCAAAACCGGATAACCGGATTCGTATGCAGCCATTGCAGAATCAGCAAATCTAGGTTCGAGGAGCTGATGATGGAGACCGGAGTGCTGACAAAGGATGTAGGGACAATTCTCGTCGGACAGGAAGCGGTGAACGAAGGAATTATCAACGAGGTGGGCGGAGTAAAGGAGGCTATGGAGCATTTGCACAGCATCATTGATAAAGAAAAAAGCAAAAACGCCGATAAGGCCGAGAATAAAAAAAGAAATGTATGA
- a CDS encoding type II toxin-antitoxin system PemK/MazF family toxin, translated as MKRGDIYYADLRPVIGSEQGGVRPVLIIQNDIGNKYSPTVICAAITSKMNKAKLPTHIELNAERCDMMKDSVILLEQLRTIDKKRLKDKVCHLDDEVMNKVNEGLLISLDLNT; from the coding sequence ATGAAGCGTGGAGACATATATTATGCGGACTTGCGGCCGGTGATTGGTTCAGAACAGGGCGGAGTGAGACCGGTACTTATCATACAGAACGATATAGGGAATAAGTATAGTCCCACTGTAATCTGTGCGGCGATTACATCCAAGATGAATAAGGCGAAGCTGCCTACACATATTGAACTGAATGCAGAGAGATGTGATATGATGAAAGACTCGGTCATCTTGCTAGAACAGCTAAGGACGATAGACAAGAAAAGACTGAAAGACAAGGTGTGTCATTTGGACGATGAAGTTATGAATAAAGTGAACGAAGGACTTCTTATCAGCCTCGATTTGAATACATAA
- a CDS encoding NAD(P)H-hydrate dehydratase gives MEKKYFVSSAEMKKYDRATINDFQVPSLVLMERAALETVGEIEKRFGKGSRVLVVSGTGNNGGDGIAVGRILMQRGYEVDFVLIGAEEKYSEETRHQLVIIAKYGCTLKSKIESMEYDIIIDALFGIGLSRNVEGIYKKCIETMNSISGFIVSVDIPSGINADTGAVMNAAVKADITVTFAFEKLGHILYPGCEYCGEVLCKDIGITKESFRGEEGPRVYSYADRYREQAAALMPARSRGGNKGTFGKALVIAGSRNMSGACELCARSAYRIGAGMVKVVTPEENREIIQKNLPEALLSTYTDAEKTESWKEFLQDLKESMKWADCIVIGPGIGKSGTASILFKYVVKESAKPLVIDADGLNLLAESEELQELLRTLSLKESRQIIVTPHVAEFARLYGCRPEEVKKDIISKTKELADRLCCTVVCKDARTAVADYMKRDVYLNATGNDGMATAGSGDVLAGIIGGLLTQGVRCREAAEAGVFLHGRLGDLAAERTGRYAVMAGDLTEQLKYILSDEGKRR, from the coding sequence ATGGAAAAAAAGTATTTCGTATCCTCAGCAGAAATGAAAAAATACGACAGAGCCACCATAAATGACTTCCAAGTACCATCTTTAGTGCTTATGGAACGTGCCGCTCTGGAGACGGTAGGAGAAATCGAGAAGAGATTCGGAAAAGGGAGCAGGGTTCTGGTTGTCTCGGGCACGGGAAATAATGGCGGAGACGGTATTGCAGTCGGACGGATTCTTATGCAGCGGGGATATGAGGTGGACTTTGTCCTTATAGGGGCGGAAGAAAAATACAGCGAGGAGACAAGACATCAGTTAGTCATTATCGCAAAATATGGATGTACTTTGAAAAGCAAAATCGAAAGTATGGAATATGATATAATTATAGATGCGTTATTTGGAATCGGATTGTCTAGAAACGTGGAAGGAATATATAAAAAATGTATCGAGACGATGAACAGTATAAGCGGCTTCATCGTCTCTGTAGATATTCCGTCCGGAATAAACGCCGATACGGGTGCAGTGATGAATGCGGCGGTGAAAGCGGATATCACCGTTACCTTCGCGTTTGAAAAACTGGGGCATATCCTGTATCCGGGCTGCGAATACTGTGGTGAAGTGCTTTGTAAGGATATCGGGATTACGAAGGAGAGCTTTCGCGGGGAAGAAGGCCCCCGGGTATATTCCTATGCCGACCGTTATAGGGAGCAGGCGGCGGCACTTATGCCGGCAAGAAGCCGGGGAGGAAATAAGGGAACCTTCGGCAAGGCGTTGGTAATCGCAGGAAGCAGAAATATGAGCGGAGCCTGCGAGCTGTGCGCAAGGAGCGCTTATCGAATCGGTGCAGGCATGGTTAAGGTGGTTACCCCGGAGGAGAATCGGGAAATCATACAGAAAAATCTGCCGGAAGCGCTGCTTTCTACTTACACAGATGCGGAGAAGACTGAGTCATGGAAGGAATTTTTACAGGACTTAAAAGAAAGTATGAAATGGGCGGATTGTATCGTGATCGGGCCGGGAATAGGCAAGAGCGGCACGGCCAGCATACTGTTTAAATATGTTGTGAAGGAATCTGCAAAGCCTCTGGTCATCGATGCGGACGGACTGAATCTTCTGGCTGAGTCGGAAGAGCTGCAGGAGCTCCTGCGGACTTTGTCGCTAAAGGAAAGCAGGCAGATTATCGTAACTCCTCATGTGGCGGAATTCGCCAGGCTTTACGGTTGCAGACCGGAGGAGGTAAAGAAGGATATTATAAGCAAGACCAAAGAACTGGCCGATAGATTATGCTGTACTGTGGTATGCAAGGATGCGAGAACGGCAGTGGCTGATTACATGAAAAGGGATGTTTACTTAAACGCCACGGGCAATGACGGTATGGCTACTGCGGGTTCCGGAGATGTGCTGGCAGGCATTATCGGCGGACTTCTGACACAGGGGGTAAGGTGCAGGGAGGCTGCGGAGGCAGGAGTCTTTCTTCACGGGAGACTGGGCGATCTGGCGGCAGAGAGGACCGGGCGGTACGCGGTGATGGCAGGAGACTTAACGGAGCAGCTAAAGTACATTTTAAGCGATGAAGGGAAACGAAGATGA